One region of Mus musculus strain C57BL/6J chromosome 15, GRCm38.p6 C57BL/6J genomic DNA includes:
- the Bin2 gene encoding bridging integrator 2 isoform X1 has product MSKLNHNLYEVMSKLEKQHSNKVFVVKGLSSSSRRSLVISPPVQSCAASSPVSPVSPVSPVTSPTSPSATSEPESVSATGEELTSEAGGEDSCESQESLKDEEADEAQSETSSSEEEDEEDEEDEEDEEEPLPACNGPTPAPASPAAEVGSQEEALSSSAQSPGRGQTGKDTPSPGDVVLRARASSEGAEQSKRAASIQRTSAPPSRPPPPRASGSGSCNAPGSPEGSSQLCSPRASPDASSNPEPAETREKEGAGSSGPEEPRAVSTKSATQVFTSENTEL; this is encoded by the exons ATGAGCAAG TTGAACCACAATCTCTACGAAGTGATGAGCAAACTGGAGAAACAACATTCCAACAAAGTCTTTGTGGTGAAGGGCCTGTCAAG cAGCAGCCGGCGCTCCTTAGTCATCTCTCCCCCAGTACAAAGCTGTGCAGCCTCCAGCCCTGTCAGCCCTGTCAGCCCTGTCAGCCCCGTGACCTCACCCACTAGCCCCTCTGCGACCAGTGAGCCTGAGTCTGTCTCAGCCACGGGAGAGGAGCTGACctctgaggcagggggagaggacaGCTGTGAGAGTCAAGAGTCCTTAAAGGATGAAGAAGCGGATGAAGCCCAGTCAGAAACAAGCTCGtcagaggaggaggacgaggaggacgaggaggatgaggaggatgaggaagagccTCTACCAGCCTGCAACGGCCCCACCCCGGCCCCAGCCTCTCCTGCAGCTGAGGTCGGATCCCAGGAGGAAGCTCTGAGCTCCTCAGCTCAGTCTCCGGGCAGAGGTCAGACAGGGAAGGATACTCCTTCCCCGGGGGATGTGGTCCTCCGTGCCCGAGCCTCCAGCgagggagcagagcagagcaaaagAGCAGCATCCATCCAGAGGACGTCAGCTCCGCCCAGCAGGCCTCCGCCACCCAGAGCCTCAGGCAGCGGGTCCTGCAATGCCCCAGGCTCTCCAGAGGGTTCTTCACAGCTGTGCAGCCCCAGGGCCTCCCCAGACGCCTCTTCTAATCCAGAACCAGCAGAAACCAGAGAAAAGGAAGGCGCTGGAAGTTCAGGCCCAGAAGAGCCCCGTGCCGTCTCTACCAAGAGCGCCACCCAG GTATTTACCAGTGAAAACACGGAGCTCTGA
- the Smagp gene encoding small cell adhesion glycoprotein isoform 2 (isoform 2 is encoded by transcript variant 4), with the protein MTTPVFQAPETLSPQAEEASTALIAVVITVVFLTLLSVVTLIFFHLYKNKGSYVTYEPAEGEPSAILQMETDSAKGREKEEYFI; encoded by the exons ATGACCACGCCGGTTTTTCAGGCCCCTGAGACCCTGTCCCCACAAGCTGAAGAGGCCAGCACAGCGCTCATTGCAG tTGTTATCACCGTGGTGTTCCTCACCCTGCTCTCGGTGGTGACCTTGATCTTCTTTCACTTGTACAAGAACAAAGGCAGCTACGTCACCTATGAGCCTGCAGAAGGGGAGCCCAGCGCCATCCTCCAGATGGAGACTGACTCAGCcaagggcagagagaaggaagagtaCTTCATCTAA
- the Smagp gene encoding small cell adhesion glycoprotein isoform 1 (isoform 1 is encoded by transcript variant 2) — protein MNNLPATPSPEELMTTPVFQAPETLSPQAEEASTALIAVVITVVFLTLLSVVTLIFFHLYKNKGSYVTYEPAEGEPSAILQMETDSAKGREKEEYFI, from the exons ATGAACAACCTACCGGCCACACCTTCTCCTGAAG AATTGATGACCACGCCGGTTTTTCAGGCCCCTGAGACCCTGTCCCCACAAGCTGAAGAGGCCAGCACAGCGCTCATTGCAG tTGTTATCACCGTGGTGTTCCTCACCCTGCTCTCGGTGGTGACCTTGATCTTCTTTCACTTGTACAAGAACAAAGGCAGCTACGTCACCTATGAGCCTGCAGAAGGGGAGCCCAGCGCCATCCTCCAGATGGAGACTGACTCAGCcaagggcagagagaaggaagagtaCTTCATCTAA
- the Dazap2 gene encoding DAZ-associated protein 2 isoform X1: MSAAFPGASLYLPMAQSVAVGPLGSTIPMAYYPVGPIYPPGSAVLVEGGYDAGARFGAGATAGNIPPPPPGCPPNAAQLAVMQGANVLVTQRKGNFFMGGSDGGYTIW; this comes from the exons CGCCTCATTGTATCTGCCTATGGCCCAGTCTGTGGCTGTTGGGCCTCTAGGCTCCACAATCCCCATGGCTTATTATCCAGTTGGTCCCATCTATCCACCTGGCTCAGCAGTGTTGGTGGAAGGAGGGTATGATGCAGGTGCCAGATTTGGAGCTGGTGCCACTGCTGGCAACATTCCT CCTCCACCTCCTGGATGCCCTCCCAACGCTGCTCAGCTCGCAGTCATGCAGGGAGCCAACGTCCTTGTAACTCAGCGCAAGGGAAACTTCTTCATGGGTGGCTCAGATGGTGGCTACACCATTTGGTGA